The Thermomonospora curvata DSM 43183 DNA segment TGCGGTCACCGGCCGTCATGCCGGCCCCTGGAGGGACTCCGGGACGGTACGGCCCTGGTCTTCTTGCGCGCACGCGACCGGACCGGTGACCTGCGCGGGCCTCCCGGAGGCCGGGCGTCCGCGTCCACCCCGGCGGCACACGACCTTGACTTCCATCTCACCGCTATGTCCGAATTTCGGTCCGACGCTAAATGGAACCTTCTTCGGGATGACCTCAAACCTTGCAAAAGACCCACGCTTCGGCGCAGCTCTGAGTCCGAGCCCGCAGACCGATCCGTCAGATTTCAAGATCACATCACCACCGCTGCACACCGCCCGCCCATCGCCGCATTTTGGACGCCCGAATATAGGTGAAGAGAGTAATTGTCAACCTCCGAGGATAGTCCCTGAGCTCCCGCCGCCCTCCAGCATCCCCTCAGAGAGGTCTCTGGAGAAGACCTGCATCCCACCCCGAAACGGAAAGACGATGCTGACCGTGGACGCTTGGGTGAACAGGACGTTCTGAACGACCACGAACGGCCGACGAGGCCATAGAATCGAGGAAATCCTTTTCATCGGCCCACGGATCCGCCGGAGGGGATAGTGACCCAGGAGGGGACGAACCCGACCCGCGACAGAGAACCCGCTGTGTGGGCCAGAGAGATCCCCCAAAGGAATTACTACTTCACCGGCCGCACCGAGGTGCTGGACCGGCTGCACGAGAGCCTGACCGGCGCCGGGGGGTGGCTGGCACTGCATGCGCTCAACGGCAGCGCGGGCATCGGCAAGACGCAGCTGGCGGTGGAGTATGCGCACCGATTCCGGCACGAATACGACCTGATCTGGTGGATCTCCGCCTATGACCCGAAACTGATCAGGGCGTCGCTGACCGCGCTGGCCGAGGCGCTGGATCTGGGGCTGTCGGGGGCCAACCTGGCCGTGCCCGCCGTGCTGGACGCACTGCGCCAAGGCCGGCCCTACCGCCGTTGGCTGTTGATATTCGACAACGCCGACTCTCCCGAGACGCTCAACGACTTCCTCCCCTCCGGGCCGGGGCACGTGCTCATCACCTCACGCGACCGGCGCTGGACGGGAGCGTGTCCCACCATCGATCTGTCGGTCTTCAAACGCTCCGAGAGCATCGCCTACCTGACCCGCCGGGTCGACGGGCTGAGCGAAAACGACGCCGACCGGCTCGCCGAAGCCCTCGGCGACCTGCCGATCGCGCTCGTCCAAGCCGCCTCCTTCCAGCTGGAGTCAGGCATCTCCACCGATGACTATTTGGAGGCGCTCAAGCGCGGCGGGCCGCAAGAGGTGGCAGACGCACCGCCCCTGGACTACCCGATGCCCCTCCACAACATGTGGACGCTGTCCATCGAGACGGTGCGTTCTCACAACCCGGACGCCATCGAACTGCTGGACCGCTGCGCCTTCTTCGGCCCCGCCCCGATCCCGTTGAGCGTGTTCACCGAGACCGCGCAGGTGGTCGACTCCGACTTCCAGGAGCTTCTGGCCGCGCCCATGCGTCTCAAGCGCGCCCTGGGGGTTTTGAACCGGTACTCGCTGGCCGATGTCGACACCATCCACAACACCGTGCAGATCCACCGGCTGATGCAGGCCTTCAGGCGCCATGCGCTGGCCGACCGGGCCGACAGCATTCGGCACGAGGTGCACCTGCTGATCAGCGCGGCGGCGCCGCACGACCAGGAGCTGGGGGCGCGGCCGGAGATCTATGCGAGCCTGCTGGCCCACGTGGACGACTCGAAGGTGGTCGGCTGCCGGACCGAGGCGGCGCGCAGGTTCTGCATCGGCCTGGTACGGCACCTGTACATGGAGGGCGACTACCACAGCGCCCGGCAGTACTCCCAGCTGGCGCTCGACCACTGGCGCGCCACCATCGACCCGGATGACCTGTACCTGCTCACGATGTCGCGCCTGCAGGGGATGACCATGCGGCTGCTGGGCGACGTCCGCGGGGCCTACGAGATC contains these protein-coding regions:
- the fxsT gene encoding FxSxx-COOH system tetratricopeptide repeat protein, translating into MWAREIPQRNYYFTGRTEVLDRLHESLTGAGGWLALHALNGSAGIGKTQLAVEYAHRFRHEYDLIWWISAYDPKLIRASLTALAEALDLGLSGANLAVPAVLDALRQGRPYRRWLLIFDNADSPETLNDFLPSGPGHVLITSRDRRWTGACPTIDLSVFKRSESIAYLTRRVDGLSENDADRLAEALGDLPIALVQAASFQLESGISTDDYLEALKRGGPQEVADAPPLDYPMPLHNMWTLSIETVRSHNPDAIELLDRCAFFGPAPIPLSVFTETAQVVDSDFQELLAAPMRLKRALGVLNRYSLADVDTIHNTVQIHRLMQAFRRHALADRADSIRHEVHLLISAAAPHDQELGARPEIYASLLAHVDDSKVVGCRTEAARRFCIGLVRHLYMEGDYHSARQYSQLALDHWRATIDPDDLYLLTMSRLQGMTMRLLGDVRGAYEINSRTLQRMQEILGKDHEETLAAMNDHGGDLRALGRFQEARKLDEESYRIHREVFGEHTVKTLRAANNLALDHRLAAAYHEALRLDREILERRLALHGRADHPMVLASRNQVARDLRECGQYAESAALQREVYRTYRAVTNDNHPFALRAQKNLSVSLRKDGHLAESRPLAEDVYQRYLNLFGADHIDTLASRCNLINELRLAGELDEAHDIGVDTLERYRRTLGEEHPITLGCAINVAIVLRLRGAPQQARELSQEAHEGLCRLVGPDHHYTLSAAVGLAGDLAACAHLREACRLGEETLQRWRAAPAFGADHPYTLSCAMNLSQDLRALGEEKQAATLAEETIERLRAKLRPGHPLIEQAVRGERLECDFEPPPL